One Tumebacillus sp. BK434 genomic window carries:
- a CDS encoding chemotaxis protein CheA, producing MDMNQYLDMFIEESKEHLQAINENLLALEQSPQSLDIVNVVFRSAHTLKGMAATMGFEKMTHLTHEMENGLDLMRNGILAVNGDVMDVLFSCVDILEGQLNQIIEAGNDSASDIEQTVQKLKELVTGKPSAPASAAAAGVVEVTEDGIEFNEYESTILRQSQESGFSAFKIIVTLNEKCIMRAARAYMVFDAYERTGEIIKSDPSVEDLEEEKFEKDFMIVLVTKKDLETVRTIGMNISEVADVKVTPIQVELQPEPVQASKAEVAATAASAPPVKAEAAPAADLKTPAMQDHKKSQIGKSVRVDIDRLDVLINLFSELVIDRTRLEQISKDIGNTDLIETVEHMSRISTDLQNLVMTIRMVPVDTVFNRFPRMIRDLARELGKKVDFVIRGQETELDRTVIDEIGDPLVHLLRNSIDHGLEVPAKRREQGKSETGRVELVAFQSGNHVFIEITDDGNGINREGVLKKAIDKGLVDPQSAETMPDIQVFDLLFHSGFSTAEKISDISGRGVGLDVVKTKIESLGGRVVVQSTPGQGTKFSIQLPLTLSIIQAMLVQIADEKYAIPLSSIIETAIIKKTDIKRVHRQDVIDFRGKVVPLLDLEKTFSVPRQNAEETDEVNVVIVRKGDKMAALSVDFFIGQQEVVLKSLGKYLSGTVFAISGATILGDGQVALIMDCNALIQ from the coding sequence ATGGACATGAATCAATATCTTGATATGTTCATTGAAGAATCAAAAGAGCATCTGCAGGCCATCAACGAGAACCTGCTTGCTTTGGAGCAATCACCTCAGTCGCTCGATATCGTCAACGTTGTGTTTCGCTCCGCTCATACCCTAAAAGGCATGGCGGCGACGATGGGCTTTGAGAAGATGACGCATTTGACCCATGAGATGGAAAACGGACTCGATCTGATGCGCAACGGCATCCTCGCGGTCAACGGTGACGTGATGGACGTGCTGTTCTCCTGTGTGGATATTCTGGAAGGGCAGCTGAATCAGATCATCGAAGCGGGCAACGACAGCGCGTCCGACATCGAGCAGACCGTGCAGAAGCTGAAAGAGCTGGTCACCGGCAAGCCGTCCGCTCCGGCCAGCGCAGCGGCAGCGGGCGTTGTGGAAGTGACGGAAGACGGAATCGAGTTCAATGAATATGAATCGACGATCCTGCGCCAGTCGCAGGAAAGCGGGTTCAGCGCTTTCAAGATCATCGTCACCTTGAACGAGAAGTGCATCATGCGTGCCGCGCGCGCTTACATGGTGTTTGACGCCTACGAGCGCACCGGCGAAATCATCAAGTCCGATCCGAGCGTGGAGGATCTCGAAGAAGAAAAGTTCGAGAAGGACTTCATGATCGTGCTCGTCACGAAAAAGGATCTGGAGACGGTGCGCACGATCGGGATGAACATCTCCGAAGTGGCCGACGTCAAAGTCACGCCGATTCAAGTCGAACTGCAGCCTGAGCCGGTCCAAGCGTCCAAAGCGGAAGTGGCGGCAACTGCAGCGTCCGCGCCGCCTGTCAAGGCAGAAGCAGCTCCTGCTGCCGATCTGAAAACACCGGCGATGCAAGACCACAAGAAATCACAGATCGGCAAGTCGGTTCGCGTCGACATCGACCGCCTCGACGTGCTGATCAACCTGTTCTCCGAACTGGTTATCGACCGCACGCGCCTCGAACAGATTTCTAAAGATATCGGAAACACCGACCTGATTGAGACGGTCGAACATATGAGCCGCATCTCGACCGATCTGCAGAACCTGGTCATGACGATCCGCATGGTGCCGGTCGATACGGTCTTCAACCGCTTCCCGCGCATGATCCGCGATCTGGCGCGCGAACTGGGCAAGAAGGTCGACTTTGTCATCCGCGGCCAGGAGACGGAACTCGACCGCACCGTCATCGACGAGATCGGCGATCCGCTGGTACACCTCTTGCGCAACTCGATCGACCACGGCCTGGAAGTTCCGGCGAAGCGCCGCGAACAAGGCAAAAGTGAAACGGGCCGCGTCGAATTGGTCGCGTTCCAGTCGGGCAACCACGTGTTCATCGAAATCACCGATGACGGCAACGGCATCAACCGCGAAGGCGTCCTGAAGAAAGCGATCGACAAAGGGCTTGTCGACCCGCAGTCAGCAGAGACGATGCCGGACATCCAAGTGTTCGATCTGCTGTTCCATTCCGGGTTCTCCACAGCGGAGAAGATCTCCGACATCTCCGGCCGCGGCGTCGGCCTCGACGTGGTCAAGACGAAGATCGAATCGCTGGGCGGCCGCGTGGTCGTGCAGTCGACACCTGGACAAGGCACCAAGTTCTCCATTCAACTTCCGCTGACCCTGTCCATCATCCAAGCGATGCTGGTGCAGATCGCAGACGAGAAATACGCCATTCCGCTTTCCTCGATCATCGAGACGGCGATCATCAAAAAGACCGACATCAAACGCGTGCATCGCCAAGATGTCATCGACTTCCGTGGCAAAGTGGTTCCGCTGCTCGACCTCGAAAAGACGTTCTCCGTACCGCGCCAAAACGCAGAGGAAACGGATGAAGTCAACGTGGTCATCGTCCGCAAAGGCGACAAGATGGCGGCGCTGTCTGTCGACTTCTTCATCGGCCAGCAGGAAGTGGTGCTCAAGTCGCTCGGCAAGTACCTGAGCGGCACGGTGTTCGCAATTTCCGGCGCAACCATCCTCGGCGATGGCCAGGTCGCGCTGATCATGGATTGCAACGCTTTGATTCAATAA
- a CDS encoding MinD/ParA family protein, translated as MNDQAERLRSMVAQSRQEETQAPNTRVITITSGKGGVGKSNFTLNYALGLAQQGKRVVILDADVGFGNIDVLMGVTPKKTLADLIRKEATLKDILETGPCDIKFIAGGSGFQDLLDIKPEQYEYLLEQLGELQGFADYVLIDTGAGLNAQTLQLILASDDVYVVLTPEPTAITDAYALIKMVVNRERGTRIQLVINRAQSVPEGKETAEKIRLVAERFLAVEIPTLCVLLDDPNVTKSVRRQVPFLLAYPNGLASMCIGNVVSAQLKGEVARDLSTKGMKQFLHRMVRLFQ; from the coding sequence ATGAATGACCAGGCGGAGCGTTTGCGTTCGATGGTCGCACAGTCTCGTCAGGAAGAAACGCAAGCCCCAAACACGCGCGTCATCACCATCACCAGCGGTAAAGGCGGCGTGGGCAAATCGAACTTCACGCTGAACTACGCGCTGGGGCTGGCCCAGCAAGGCAAACGGGTCGTCATTCTCGATGCGGACGTGGGTTTTGGCAACATCGACGTCTTGATGGGGGTCACACCGAAAAAGACCCTGGCCGATTTGATTCGCAAGGAAGCCACGCTCAAGGACATCCTCGAAACAGGCCCATGCGATATCAAATTCATTGCGGGCGGTTCTGGCTTTCAAGATCTGCTCGATATTAAGCCTGAACAATATGAGTACCTCTTGGAACAGCTCGGAGAGCTGCAAGGATTCGCCGATTATGTGCTGATCGACACCGGGGCCGGACTGAACGCGCAGACGCTGCAGCTGATCCTGGCGTCTGACGATGTATATGTGGTGCTGACACCGGAACCGACAGCCATCACCGACGCATATGCGCTGATCAAGATGGTGGTCAACCGGGAACGGGGCACCCGCATCCAACTGGTGATCAACCGGGCACAGTCTGTGCCGGAAGGGAAGGAGACGGCCGAGAAGATTCGGCTGGTCGCAGAGCGGTTCCTCGCCGTGGAGATCCCCACGCTGTGCGTGCTGCTCGACGACCCGAACGTCACCAAATCGGTCAGACGGCAAGTGCCGTTTCTGCTCGCGTATCCGAACGGACTGGCCTCGATGTGCATTGGCAACGTCGTGTCCGCGCAGCTCAAAGGCGAAGTTGCCAGAGATTTATCGACTAAAGGAATGAAACAGTTTTTGCATCGAATGGTTCGGCTGTTTCAATAG
- a CDS encoding chemotaxis protein CheW, translated as MLERKDIVEEIKVIVFSLVDEEYGVEVAQVRSIEKMQNITRVPRTPDFVKGVINLRGVVTPVIDLKTRFSLGEESYTDSTRIIIVAVEDMEVGLIVDAANDVIDIPVNSIEQPPAVVGGIKASYLRGVAKLEDRLLIMLNLDKVLSNEEIQAMSSMER; from the coding sequence ATGTTGGAGCGCAAAGATATCGTCGAAGAAATCAAGGTAATCGTGTTTAGTCTGGTGGACGAAGAGTACGGCGTGGAAGTCGCACAAGTCCGCTCGATCGAAAAGATGCAGAACATCACCCGCGTCCCGCGCACGCCGGACTTCGTCAAAGGCGTGATCAACCTGCGCGGTGTGGTCACCCCGGTCATCGACTTGAAAACTCGCTTTTCGCTTGGTGAAGAGTCTTACACCGACTCCACCCGCATCATCATCGTGGCGGTGGAAGACATGGAAGTCGGCCTGATCGTCGATGCGGCGAACGATGTTATCGACATCCCGGTCAACTCGATCGAACAGCCGCCGGCAGTCGTTGGCGGGATCAAAGCATCCTACCTGCGCGGTGTTGCGAAACTGGAAGACCGTCTGCTGATCATGCTGAACCTCGACAAGGTGCTCAGCAACGAAGAGATCCAAGCGATGTCCTCGATGGAGCGCTAA
- a CDS encoding chemotaxis protein CheD: MNVIRVGMADLGTATSPDSLRTTGLGSCVGIALFDPHAKVAGLAHIMLPAAANAEEKNRAKYANTAVPLLIQLMEQKGANKRRMIAKLAGGAQMFTFAGQSDLMRIGPRNVEAVKQALTLYTIPVTAEDTGGNCGRTIELSGADGALVIRTAKQGVTTI, translated from the coding sequence ATGAATGTGATCAGAGTGGGAATGGCCGATCTCGGCACCGCAACATCTCCTGACTCGCTGCGCACGACCGGGCTCGGGTCATGCGTGGGCATCGCTTTGTTTGATCCGCATGCCAAGGTGGCCGGGCTCGCCCATATCATGCTGCCTGCCGCGGCCAATGCGGAAGAGAAGAACCGGGCGAAATACGCCAACACTGCCGTTCCGCTGCTGATTCAGCTGATGGAGCAAAAGGGCGCCAACAAAAGGCGAATGATCGCAAAGCTGGCCGGCGGCGCGCAGATGTTTACGTTTGCCGGGCAAAGCGATCTGATGCGCATCGGGCCGCGCAACGTGGAAGCGGTCAAACAGGCGCTGACGCTGTACACCATTCCGGTGACAGCGGAAGACACAGGCGGCAACTGCGGCCGGACGATCGAGTTGAGCGGTGCGGACGGAGCGCTTGTGATTCGAACAGCAAAGCAAGGAGTTACGACGATCTGA
- the fliR gene encoding flagellar biosynthetic protein FliR, whose amino-acid sequence MLGLVVNYVEVFTLVLVRISSFFFLTPFFGARNIPVQVKIGLAFMIALLMTPALTGTEAGQMYAGAGFAELILIILKELMVGVALGMVAAFIFAAIQVGGMFIDMQIGFVMANVFDPLTGHSAPLTGQFKYALAMLLFLGLDGHHGLLAALLQSYNFLPLGSFAFSGDLLSVVMQTFSVMFLLGFKIAIPICASLFLTDVGLAILSRAVPQMNVFVIGMPVKVLVGLVMIAVVMPAFIYLLRGLFQTMYGQLDTLLRVMGGS is encoded by the coding sequence ATGTTAGGTCTTGTTGTTAACTATGTAGAAGTGTTCACCCTTGTCTTAGTCCGAATTTCGAGTTTTTTCTTCCTCACCCCGTTTTTTGGCGCCAGAAACATTCCGGTTCAAGTCAAAATCGGGCTTGCGTTTATGATCGCACTGTTGATGACTCCGGCACTGACAGGCACGGAGGCCGGGCAAATGTATGCCGGAGCCGGTTTTGCCGAGCTGATTCTGATCATCTTGAAGGAACTGATGGTCGGAGTCGCATTGGGGATGGTCGCAGCGTTTATCTTTGCGGCGATTCAGGTGGGCGGGATGTTTATCGACATGCAGATCGGGTTTGTGATGGCGAACGTGTTTGACCCGCTGACGGGCCACTCGGCCCCGCTTACCGGCCAGTTCAAGTATGCGCTTGCCATGCTGCTGTTTTTGGGGTTGGACGGACATCACGGACTGCTTGCGGCGCTGTTGCAAAGCTATAACTTTCTGCCGCTCGGCTCGTTCGCTTTCTCCGGCGACCTGCTTTCCGTCGTGATGCAGACCTTCTCCGTCATGTTTTTGCTCGGCTTCAAGATCGCCATTCCGATCTGTGCCTCCCTGTTCCTCACCGATGTAGGCTTGGCCATCCTCTCCCGCGCTGTCCCGCAGATGAACGTGTTTGTCATCGGGATGCCGGTCAAGGTGCTGGTCGGCCTGGTGATGATCGCGGTGGTCATGCCGGCGTTCATCTATCTGCTGCGGGGGCTGTTCCAGACCATGTATGGTCAACTGGATACGCTTTTGCGGGTCATGGGGGGCAGCTAA
- the flhF gene encoding flagellar biosynthesis protein FlhF yields MLVKRYVVKEMPEAVAMIREDLGIDAVILSTKKVQKRGFLGLFPKTHIEVIAAANEQEPPAELTPQTYQARPSAANAYQRQMGQQAAEPAPPAPLHAPAATPAPASAPTPAPPPVAPAPVREPAPSPTAAPAPQEGEQVLKEVQELRTMFRSLLNSSYNQLMPAAVVNVRKQLLKGDISEEAVDQLIERGIRNIDGVHDINEQEFRGILTNFIREDLDRYSPPSQIALKSRVVAFIGPTGVGKTTTIAKLAAEQVLSRGKKVGLITTDTYRIAAVEQLRTYANILGIPLEVCYAPEDIKRAMGAYADYDLILIDTAGRNYHNLLNVRQLNTYLEEIQPDETYLVLSLTTKASDLEEIAGNFTQVRADKFLFTKSDETKTYGAVYNLVTRFQKPLSYLTTGQNVPEDIETVSTERLAKMLTGDQSYE; encoded by the coding sequence ATGTTAGTCAAACGCTACGTGGTCAAAGAGATGCCGGAAGCGGTGGCGATGATTCGCGAAGACCTCGGGATCGATGCGGTGATTCTTTCGACGAAAAAAGTTCAAAAGCGCGGTTTTCTCGGTCTGTTTCCGAAAACGCACATCGAAGTGATCGCCGCAGCCAATGAACAGGAGCCGCCTGCCGAGCTCACGCCGCAGACGTACCAGGCCCGACCATCCGCTGCGAACGCCTACCAACGCCAGATGGGGCAGCAGGCTGCTGAGCCTGCGCCCCCGGCACCGCTGCATGCGCCGGCCGCGACTCCTGCTCCGGCATCCGCACCAACTCCTGCTCCTCCTCCTGTCGCACCAGCGCCGGTTCGTGAACCGGCCCCTTCCCCGACAGCCGCACCTGCTCCTCAAGAGGGCGAACAAGTCCTCAAAGAAGTCCAGGAACTGCGCACGATGTTCCGCAGCCTCCTTAACTCGTCGTACAACCAGTTAATGCCGGCTGCGGTCGTCAACGTCCGCAAGCAGCTCTTGAAAGGCGATATTTCTGAAGAAGCGGTCGATCAGTTAATTGAACGGGGAATTCGAAATATTGATGGGGTTCATGACATAAACGAGCAGGAATTTCGGGGCATTTTGACAAACTTTATAAGGGAGGATTTAGATCGCTATAGTCCTCCATCTCAAATTGCTTTAAAATCAAGAGTAGTTGCGTTTATTGGACCGACCGGAGTCGGTAAGACGACAACCATCGCCAAACTCGCGGCGGAGCAGGTGCTCTCGCGCGGCAAGAAGGTCGGCCTGATCACCACCGATACCTATCGGATCGCCGCCGTCGAACAACTTCGCACCTATGCGAACATTTTGGGAATTCCGCTTGAAGTGTGTTACGCACCGGAAGACATCAAGCGGGCGATGGGCGCATACGCCGACTACGATCTGATTCTGATCGACACGGCGGGGCGCAACTATCACAATCTGCTCAATGTACGGCAGTTAAACACCTACCTTGAGGAGATCCAGCCGGACGAGACTTACCTCGTGCTTTCGCTGACCACCAAAGCTTCCGATCTGGAAGAAATCGCGGGCAATTTCACGCAGGTGCGCGCCGACAAGTTTTTGTTTACCAAGTCGGACGAAACCAAAACGTACGGCGCGGTCTACAACCTCGTCACCCGCTTCCAGAAGCCGCTGTCGTATCTGACGACCGGGCAGAACGTGCCGGAAGACATCGAAACGGTGTCGACCGAACGGCTTGCCAAAATGCTGACAGGGGACCAGTCCTATGAATGA
- the flhB gene encoding flagellar biosynthesis protein FlhB: protein MIRLDLQLFAGEKTEKATPKKRQDARQKGQVARSQEFGQAIVLLIGLFCLKLMSGTFLTQLVEQFRIRLTDGLSYQVSDQSIAPLFLDLTLTVALLVLPIGGAVMIIGGFVAYFQVGSLFTMKPLMPDIKKIDPIQGFKRMFSMRTFVELIKSLLKMTVVSVIVYLELMSDWKRVSQLGSMEVLDILSVVGSLAFAIFWKVGVAILVIAIFDLFYQRFDFEKNLRMSKQEVKEEYKQTEGSPEIKGKIKERQRQMAMRRMMADVPQADVVITNPTHYAIAIKYDADKMEAPQVVAKGIDETAQRIKKVAKEANVVMVENRPLAQTLYKTVEIGESVPGELFQAVAEVLAYVYRLKGKV, encoded by the coding sequence ATGATTCGTTTAGACCTCCAGTTGTTCGCCGGTGAAAAGACGGAAAAAGCCACACCTAAGAAACGGCAGGACGCCAGACAGAAAGGGCAAGTCGCCCGCAGTCAGGAATTCGGGCAGGCGATTGTGCTGTTGATCGGCCTGTTTTGCCTGAAGCTGATGTCCGGCACGTTCCTGACTCAACTGGTCGAACAGTTTCGCATCCGGCTGACTGACGGTCTGTCCTATCAGGTGTCCGATCAGTCGATCGCGCCGCTGTTTTTGGATCTGACGCTGACCGTCGCGTTGCTGGTCTTGCCGATCGGCGGCGCGGTGATGATCATCGGGGGGTTCGTCGCCTATTTTCAAGTCGGCTCCCTGTTTACAATGAAGCCGCTGATGCCCGACATCAAAAAGATCGATCCGATTCAAGGGTTTAAACGCATGTTTTCGATGCGCACATTCGTCGAACTGATCAAATCGCTCTTGAAGATGACGGTCGTCTCCGTCATCGTCTATCTGGAGCTGATGAGCGACTGGAAGCGCGTATCGCAGCTCGGCTCGATGGAAGTGCTCGATATCCTGTCGGTGGTCGGTAGCCTGGCCTTTGCTATCTTCTGGAAAGTCGGGGTCGCCATCCTCGTCATCGCCATCTTTGACCTGTTTTATCAGCGCTTTGATTTTGAGAAAAATCTGCGCATGTCAAAGCAGGAAGTCAAAGAGGAGTACAAGCAGACGGAGGGGAGCCCGGAGATCAAAGGGAAGATCAAAGAGCGTCAGCGCCAGATGGCGATGCGCCGCATGATGGCCGATGTGCCGCAGGCGGATGTCGTCATCACCAACCCGACGCACTACGCGATCGCGATCAAGTACGACGCCGACAAGATGGAAGCGCCGCAGGTCGTCGCCAAAGGGATCGACGAGACGGCGCAGCGTATTAAGAAAGTGGCCAAAGAAGCCAATGTCGTGATGGTGGAGAACAGGCCGCTCGCGCAAACGCTTTACAAAACGGTGGAAATTGGGGAATCAGTTCCGGGCGAACTGTTCCAAGCCGTGGCGGAAGTGCTCGCCTACGTCTACCGCCTGAAAGGTAAAGTGTAA
- a CDS encoding chemotaxis response regulator protein-glutamate methylesterase translates to MSPIKVLVCDDSALMRRIISDILKSDPEIMVVGAAKNGLEALELIPHLKPDVLTLDIEMPVLNGLEALPMIWRRYKLPTIMLSSLTQDGAEATIKALELGAFDFVGKPSGAISLDLRIVGEELVAKVKAAAKKDQVVRSTTYFKPLAKPIPTPPKPMRAGKRVEEIIAIGTSTGGPRALQVVLSHLPAELPAAVVIVQHMPPGFTKSLATRLDHLCQVRVHEAEHGQVLEEGHVYIAPGDFHMRIVEHRPHSYRTELSQTPPVGGHRPAVDILFDSVADLRDVRITAAILTGMGGDGSNSMVKIKQNGGRTIAEAQESCVVFGMPRSAIAKGCVDTIVPLDRIADELRKSWKR, encoded by the coding sequence ATGAGCCCGATCAAAGTTCTCGTTTGTGACGATTCAGCTCTTATGCGTCGCATCATCAGCGACATTTTGAAATCGGACCCCGAAATCATGGTGGTTGGAGCAGCGAAGAACGGCCTGGAAGCGCTTGAACTCATACCTCATTTAAAACCGGACGTTCTTACTCTCGACATCGAGATGCCTGTCCTTAACGGCCTCGAAGCGCTCCCGATGATTTGGCGCCGGTACAAGCTGCCGACGATCATGCTGTCCTCCCTGACGCAGGACGGCGCGGAGGCGACGATCAAGGCGTTGGAGCTTGGCGCATTCGATTTTGTCGGCAAACCCTCCGGAGCGATCTCGCTCGATCTGCGCATCGTTGGCGAAGAGCTGGTCGCCAAAGTAAAAGCGGCCGCAAAAAAAGACCAAGTCGTGCGCAGCACCACCTATTTTAAGCCGCTGGCCAAACCGATCCCGACACCTCCCAAGCCGATGCGGGCGGGGAAGCGGGTGGAGGAGATCATCGCCATCGGCACTTCGACGGGCGGACCGCGCGCTTTGCAGGTCGTCTTGTCGCACCTGCCCGCCGAACTGCCTGCTGCCGTCGTCATCGTGCAGCACATGCCGCCCGGATTTACCAAGTCGCTCGCCACACGCCTCGACCATTTGTGTCAGGTGCGGGTGCATGAAGCGGAGCACGGTCAGGTGTTAGAAGAAGGGCATGTCTACATCGCACCAGGGGACTTTCATATGAGAATCGTGGAGCATCGCCCTCATAGCTATCGAACGGAGCTTTCTCAAACACCGCCGGTCGGCGGACACCGCCCGGCAGTCGACATCCTGTTTGATTCGGTCGCCGATCTGCGCGACGTGCGCATCACCGCCGCCATCCTGACCGGGATGGGCGGAGACGGTTCGAACAGCATGGTCAAGATCAAACAAAACGGCGGTCGCACGATCGCTGAAGCGCAGGAGTCATGCGTAGTATTTGGAATGCCGCGTTCCGCGATCGCCAAAGGTTGTGTCGATACGATAGTTCCCCTGGATCGCATTGCGGACGAGCTTAGAAAATCGTGGAAACGCTAG
- the flhA gene encoding flagellar biosynthesis protein FlhA, which produces MKLKDIAVIGAVIGIVIMMVIPLPPALLDFLIIINLSIALTILLVAMNTKEPLQFAIFPALLLLTTMFRLSLNVSSTRAILSQGEAGNVIHTFGTFVIGGNAVVGIIVFLILVIIQFIVITKGSERVAEVAARFTLDAMPGKQISIDADLNAGLITEKEAKDKRQKIEREADFYGAMDGASKFVKGDAIAGIIIVVINIVAGFIIGVAMRGESAAEAMQTYTILSVGDGLVSQIPALLISTATGLVVTRAASDGNLSDDLLRQLLAYPRMLYIVGGVIAMLGLLTPIGVLSTWPIAGLLVFGGIRMQRTMQIEELRDMEREEEVKQDEVRSPESVLSLIHVDPIEFEFGYALIPLADVNQGGDLLDRVIMIRRQCAIEMGLIVPVIRIRDNIQLRPNEYVIKIKGNEVARGELLLDHYLAMSPGVDDESVVGIPTKEPAFGLPALWIAENMRESAEFAGYTVVDPPSVVATHLTEVIRTHASELLGRQETKQLIDSLRENYPALVEEVVPSQLSIGEVQKVLVNLLREKISIRDLVTIVESLADYCQYTKEPDILTEYVRTALARQITNQYRTPHGPVKVITLAPTVEKMVVDNIQNSEHGAYLALDPRVSQQVYQKLAEQVQGLVAMGHSPILITSPNIRMHVRKLIERVLPDVAVLSFNELDATVEVQSGGVVNL; this is translated from the coding sequence TTGAAGTTAAAAGACATCGCCGTAATCGGAGCAGTCATCGGAATCGTCATCATGATGGTCATTCCTCTGCCTCCCGCTTTACTCGATTTTCTGATCATCATCAACTTAAGCATCGCGCTGACGATTTTGCTCGTCGCCATGAACACCAAAGAACCGTTGCAGTTTGCGATTTTTCCGGCCTTACTGCTTTTGACCACGATGTTTCGACTCTCATTGAACGTCTCCTCCACCCGCGCCATTCTCTCACAAGGCGAAGCGGGTAACGTTATTCACACGTTTGGCACGTTCGTAATCGGCGGCAACGCTGTCGTCGGGATCATCGTGTTTTTGATTCTCGTCATCATTCAGTTTATCGTCATCACCAAGGGTTCTGAGCGCGTGGCGGAAGTCGCGGCGCGCTTTACACTCGATGCGATGCCGGGCAAACAGATCTCCATCGACGCCGACTTGAATGCAGGCCTGATCACGGAGAAGGAAGCGAAAGACAAGCGCCAGAAGATCGAGCGCGAAGCAGATTTCTACGGGGCGATGGACGGTGCGTCCAAGTTCGTCAAAGGGGACGCGATCGCAGGCATCATCATCGTCGTGATCAACATCGTGGCCGGTTTCATCATCGGCGTTGCGATGCGCGGCGAATCGGCCGCCGAAGCGATGCAGACGTATACGATTCTTTCGGTCGGTGACGGTCTGGTCTCCCAGATTCCGGCCTTGCTGATCTCCACGGCGACCGGTCTTGTCGTCACCCGCGCCGCTTCTGACGGCAACCTCAGCGACGATTTGCTGCGCCAATTGCTTGCCTACCCGCGCATGCTGTACATCGTCGGCGGCGTGATCGCGATGCTCGGGCTGCTTACGCCGATCGGCGTGCTCAGCACCTGGCCGATCGCAGGCCTCCTCGTCTTTGGCGGCATCCGGATGCAGCGCACGATGCAGATCGAAGAGCTGCGCGATATGGAGCGCGAAGAAGAGGTCAAGCAAGACGAAGTTCGTTCGCCGGAAAGCGTGCTGTCCCTGATCCATGTCGACCCGATCGAGTTCGAATTCGGCTATGCGCTGATTCCGCTCGCCGACGTCAACCAGGGCGGCGACCTGCTGGACCGCGTGATCATGATCCGACGCCAATGCGCGATCGAGATGGGTCTGATCGTGCCGGTGATTCGCATCCGCGACAACATCCAGCTTCGCCCGAACGAATATGTGATCAAGATCAAAGGCAACGAAGTGGCGCGCGGCGAGCTGCTGCTCGACCATTACCTCGCGATGAGTCCAGGTGTGGACGACGAATCGGTCGTCGGCATCCCGACCAAAGAACCGGCGTTTGGCTTGCCGGCGCTTTGGATCGCCGAGAACATGCGAGAAAGTGCTGAATTTGCCGGTTATACGGTGGTCGATCCACCGTCGGTGGTGGCGACGCACCTGACCGAAGTGATCCGGACGCACGCGAGTGAACTGCTCGGCCGTCAAGAGACCAAGCAGCTCATCGACTCGCTGCGCGAGAACTACCCGGCGCTGGTCGAAGAGGTCGTGCCGTCACAGCTGTCGATCGGCGAAGTACAGAAGGTGCTCGTCAACCTGCTGCGCGAAAAGATCTCGATTCGCGATCTCGTCACGATCGTCGAATCGCTGGCCGATTACTGCCAATACACCAAAGAACCGGACATCCTCACCGAATATGTGCGCACGGCGCTGGCTCGTCAGATCACGAACCAGTACCGCACCCCGCATGGACCGGTCAAAGTGATCACGCTGGCGCCGACGGTGGAAAAGATGGTCGTCGACAACATTCAAAATTCTGAACACGGCGCTTACTTGGCACTCGACCCGCGCGTTTCCCAGCAGGTGTACCAGAAGCTGGCCGAGCAGGTGCAGGGACTGGTCGCGATGGGGCATTCTCCGATCCTGATCACGTCGCCGAACATTCGCATGCATGTGCGCAAGCTGATCGAGCGCGTGCTGCCCGACGTGGCAGTGCTGTCGTTTAATGAATTGGACGCAACGGTTGAAGTGCAAAGCGGAGGGGTGGTGAATCTGTAA
- a CDS encoding chemotaxis protein CheC, giving the protein MEDIRNLGEIQLSCLREVGNIGAGHAATALSKLLHSDIQMNVPRVSVVGFDEIADVVGGAEQLVIGIFLRIEGELPGSIFFLLHQESAKRLVSGLVGEYGSSEHDEFSEMEISALQEIGNILAGSYLSSLADFTKKDTSPTPPALAVDMAGAILSIGMIQLGQVSDYALVVDTEFRQGELEIHGHFFLLPDPGSVNILFQSLGVESA; this is encoded by the coding sequence ATGGAGGATATCCGAAATCTCGGAGAAATCCAACTGAGCTGCCTGCGCGAAGTCGGGAATATCGGGGCCGGACATGCGGCAACCGCCTTGTCCAAGCTCCTGCATTCCGATATCCAAATGAATGTGCCTCGCGTTTCGGTCGTCGGTTTTGATGAGATCGCAGACGTCGTGGGCGGTGCTGAACAGCTGGTGATCGGGATCTTCCTGCGCATCGAAGGCGAGCTTCCGGGCAGCATTTTCTTCCTGCTGCACCAAGAGAGCGCCAAGCGCCTGGTCTCCGGCCTGGTCGGCGAATACGGTTCCAGCGAGCATGATGAATTTTCCGAGATGGAGATCTCCGCACTGCAGGAGATCGGGAACATCCTGGCCGGATCATATCTCTCGTCGCTGGCCGACTTTACGAAAAAGGACACCTCGCCGACTCCGCCTGCACTGGCTGTCGATATGGCGGGCGCGATTTTAAGCATCGGCATGATTCAGTTGGGCCAGGTGTCCGACTATGCACTCGTCGTCGACACCGAGTTTCGCCAAGGGGAGTTGGAGATACACGGTCACTTCTTTCTGCTCCCTGACCCCGGTTCTGTCAATATCTTGTTCCAGTCTTTAGGGGTGGAGAGCGCATGA